DNA from Triticum aestivum cultivar Chinese Spring chromosome 7D, IWGSC CS RefSeq v2.1, whole genome shotgun sequence:
cgtgaaatggagtagttttcaatggtgaacatcactatgttgatcatatctactatatgattcatgctcgacctttcggtctcagtgttccgtggccatatctgcatatgctaggctcgtcaagtttaacccgagtattctgcgtgtgcaaatctggcttgcacccgttgcagatggacgtagagcttatcacacccgatcatcacgtggtgtctgggcacgacgaactttggcaacggtgcatactcagggagaacacttttatcttgaaatttagtgagagatcatcttataatgctaccgtcaatcaaagcaagataagatgtataaaagataaacatcacatgcaatcaatataagtgatatgatatggccatcatcatcttgtgcttgtgatctccatctccgaagcaccgtcatgatcaccatcgtcaccggcgcgacaccttgatctccatcgtagcatcgttgtcgtctcgccaactattgcttctacgactatcgctaccgcttagtgataaagtaaagcaattacagggcgattccattgcatacaataaagcgacaatcatatggctcctgccagttgtcgataactcggttacaaaacatgatcatctcatacaataaaatatggcatcatgccttgaccatatcacatcacaacatgccctgcaaaaacaagttaggcgtcctctactttgttgttgcaagttttacgtggctgctacgggctgagcaagaaccgttcttacctacgcatcaaaaccacaacgatagtttgtcaagttagtgatgtttgaaccttctcaaggaccgggcgtagccacactcggttcaactaaagttggagaaactgacacccgctagtcacctatgtgcaaagcacggcggtaaaaccagtctcgcgtaagcgtacgcgtaatgtcggcccgggccgcttcatccaacaataccgccgaaccaaagtatgacatgcgcTATGACAGAGCTGCATACGTGGACGatgcaccttgcggatgtcagaggGTGCCGTCGGCGTTGAGTCCGCCGGTTTTGCCAAGACCGGAGGAAACCCATCGAGCACACATCAGTTTTGCCAGAACCGTGTGGCCGTGTAGGGTCGTCACCGTAGTGACGCCGTGTCGATGCAGTCGTGCCGTCATGAATAACGCGGTCGATGCCGTCGTCGTGACGCGGTCATTGCCGTCGTCGAGGTCGCGTCTTGCAGAAAAGTCTGTCAGAGGACGCTAGGTGTCCATCTTGTGGACGAGGCGGCGGCAATGtgttgacgatgatggtgatgaagacCACGTTGATGAAGACCTTGGCGATGAAGTGTCGGCGATGCAACGGCGTGTCGACGATGATGCGTCGCTTGGAGGCTCCCTCGTGGCGACGGGTATTGATGGTGTGTCGTGCTGAAGAAGACGATGAAGAATTGCACGCTTTGCACACCGGCTTGGCGTGTGGATGATGCATGTTGGGTCCGTAGATGTGCTCGGCAAAGATTTGTTTCTTTTCTTGATGTAGTCGTACAGCTAAGTGCAGGGATTCAACTCGatgaagaatatctggtgcagaTCATGGCGATGTCGTCGTGCTCGTTGCAGGTACAGATCGGCGGCGTAGGTTGACGCAGGAGGTGATGTAGCTCGATGGCTTGGTGCAGATGCAGATCGGTCGATGTAGATGATGGTGTCGCGGGCGTCGTAGTTGGCTAGCAGAAAACTGCTCTCCCGTGATCACAGACGTGTGTCGTCCGTGCGCTGGAGACCGGTTCGAGCTGCAGCGAAGAGATTGCATCTGGCCGACGACCCAAAGCAGTAATTAGCATAGATGGAATAACCTGCATGCAAACATGTAATCTCCTAATCTTTTTGGGTCCACGTCCATTGGTGGATGGGTTTGCACGCGGTTGTTGCCTGCCCCGGTCGAAGTCGACGTGCGGCTGGGCTAGAAGGAGCCTGCCGCGCGCGGCGTCGCCTCATTGAAGCCGGCTGCTCCAGCGCCTGGTCTCGGCGCGTGGCTGCTCTGGAAACACACCGTCGTACCCACGTTGAGCAGGCCAAGAAGCTCAGTGATTCTGGCCTGCTCGAGGACGCTCGCAGGATCGGATCGAGGAAGACTCGGGCGGTCGAACGGCTCGTGGCTGCTTGTATAGCTTGGCGATGCATCGTCCGAGTGGAGGTAGGTTGGCGGTGCAGCCGCTGCACCGATCTGCTCGATTTTCTTCACCAGATGGGATCAATCTAATAAGAATTTATTTGGCTAATGGAAAGAAATCAACCTAATATAATTTGGTCTAACAGAAATTCGAGATTCTAAACTAATCTAAAGAACCAATCTAATCTTTGATTAGATCGGGTGCCGCGCCCTCGGGGAGAGGAAATTAATCTCCCCGGAGACGGCGCGCTGCGGAAGTGGTGGAAGGTTCTAGGATCGGCGTCGTGAGACTAACCTCGAGGTTGAAGTGTGCACTTGTTGCAGATGTATAGGCTTTCGACCACTTTTCCTTATAATCTGGCAAGTTCTCATCTTCTTAGTGAAAAGGCGGGCTTAAAATTTACTTAAAAAGTAATGTTATTTCTCTGGTCTAGACGCAAAATGGATGTTGGTGTTTTTTCTTTTTGCCGACCGTACTGGAGGCGGTTGTGTCGGACACGTACTCGAGGCCATTAGTAGATGCAGTCAGTACTAAATTTAAACTAAaatcacgacgagtaatttggaacggagggagtacttgtataGTAGGAATTCAATTCTACTCAACTAATCTAGTCTACAAAATGAGCTAGCGCGGGAATCCTTAATTGATTCAGTCTTGCTAAGTCTCAGATGATGCTATATCCGTGAGATACTACATTAAGATCCGCACAGAatcttttttttcagttttttttctctcttgcatgttatgtcacttgactgAGAACTAGACACATCCTGATTGATTAGTGAGGAAGAAGTACTGCTATGGTAATCATGGAATCTCAGCACATTTTGGTGTTGCCGCCTACATCTTCTTTGTTCTACAGAGAAAACTAACTTTGTCGCCGCGATCCCTCTCAAGAGCGGAGCATATTAGACTACGTCATGCTCTCTTCCTTCAGTTCTATCTAAGCCATGCTGTGGCTACATATTCAGCTAGTCCCTTTTCCGTTTGATGGGCATAAAGTCAGGCAATCTGGCTTCTTTTCCAAAAACTCAAGAGCAAACTCAGAGCAGAACCAATTGTGCTAGATAACTAGATAGTCTCCACATCGCACACAACCTTTCTTCATTACAAAAGGTAGCAGTACCAAACATAAGTAACTGAATTTAAGTTTCATAGTAACAAACACAACTTAGAGATACAACTGACATCACCCAGGACGGATCTTCTGTTCGTTATTCACTCTCTCGCAATCACAAAAACAGAATGCCGTTGCCGGTCGCATTACACACACAAACTCCCAGCGAAGGTTTGAGAAATAACAGATCATGCGTAGCATAATGCATAATAGGCCGAGGAGTAACAAGTCTTAACTTGATGAGGATTGCCCATGCTCAAAAAATAGATGTCCTAGATGGCTGGGCTCCATGATTTCAGACTATTTTTTCCTTACTTGAAACCTCAGGTTGCTGTTCTTCTTCCCGAAACAGTACACACAGGTAACCGAGAATATCACTTTCGCTTGAACCTGATGAGGACTGCCCCTGCTCAGTAATTTCATATTCTTTTCCCTTGATTGAAACCTCAGGTTTCTGTCTTTGTTCCATTGGATGCAACAGTTTACGTGCTTCTTGCACGAGGGTACTGAGAGTATCAGTACCATCGCCTCCAGATAAATGCTCAAAGGCGTCAACATGGCTCATATCTCTGCAAGCTTTGTCCAGTGAGTTCGTCAATCTACCAAGGTCTTGGTCAGAGTAGAAATGCTTGTGTCTTATCATGGATTTGGCCATCTTAGCAGTATATTTCACGATTCTGAGGCAGTCCACCACCGTGGAGTCACTGTTCCTTTCTACCAATTCAATGAGCCTCTCCGGTAAGTTAAACTGAGGATCTTTCAAGCGAACTGCATCAAGCAGAGGAGCTAAATCATCTTCTTTATCGATCATTTTGTGGTATACCGTGAAGCATAGAGACAGCAAGGCTGCTTGCAGTTCCTTATCCTCGGGTTGCACACCATTTTGGGCATTATCTAATGATGAAACAACACTAGTGTTTTGCCTTTCTACGTCAGCATCCAGTGAGACATTTCTTGCTCTCTGCCGCTGTGCAGGAAGCATTTTCAAGAGCAACTGCAATGCCAAAGAAGTTGTATTTAGTTAGTTTACCTAGAGTAACAATTAATTCAAGACATGGTATATTATATATATGAATACGTGAAAATTTATTGTTAGTCGAGAATGATTACCCCTGGCATGTAATCGGTTATGTGTCTCTTCAGATTCTCAAATAGCTCATTTTCCACCGCGTGGAGCGGTAATTCTTGGCTTACGATGTAGTGACTACATAGACCCTCCAGGATCCCTGCTGCACATATTCTGAATTTATTCCTTTCCTCAAAATATAATGCTCCGATAATCCTCTGAGCAGAATCACCATTTTGTTCTAGGATGATGTTTCCTTCTAAGATGGTCTTTGCGTTGCTTTTGCTCTCTTTGGAGAGCATGAGAAGCTTTTCACCAGCCAATCCTGTGATGTAATCATCCTTCCTGTAACCAAGAAAGATGCCTAGTAGCTGCACGACGATATTTTCTtggccttgtatttttgtgatgagAAGAACCTTCATGGCTAGTATAAGCCGTTCTTTATGACACTTATCACAGATGAGAATGGTCAGCATGGCGCTGATTGCTTCCTTGTTCACTATGATTTGGCTGCACAGCTTTTCGCCACTATTTCCTGTAGCAGTATTGAGCCAGGTGCACGTCAATCGCAGTGATGCATCTACAACATCGGACCATTCATCATGATTAACACGGTGCAGTAGGTCGCGGCTTAGAGGCCTCATGATCATGGAAACTAGACCATTTATGTGGCTCATGACTCTGCAGTTGTCCTCGTCGGTGGCGAGCTTCTCAATAATAAACAAGCCTTGCAGCATGAGCTGCTTGTATTCATCCACCTCATGCAGAGAGGCATCCAGCAGGGAAGATATGCATCTGATCCCTCCAGGGAACTGTTTCAAATGGATGTCGCCAGCAAGCGCGCACACAATCCTTGCGGCTTTTTTCCTCATCTCTGCGTTGCATGGGCTCCTGGAATCGAGCGCCTTGAGCAGTTTCTGGAATATCTTCCCAGAGGACGACGAGCCAATCAGCCGTTCTTTCACCATCGGCATGCGCGTGCCTTTTTGCTCCTCCTGTCTCGGGGTGTGTATGTTGACATTGACATACCCGGTCCATACGGTAACACTTGTGCTGGGAAGGTCCTCGGGTGACTGAGGAGAGTCATCATATGTGATGAGTGTGTCCAGGATCCTTGTCCCCGAAAGGAGGTCATCCGGTGAATGGGACTCCATCAGCTGTAGTGCATATGTGATGAGGTTCCTTCCTCTAGCAAATGAACTGTCCTTGTCGCATCCAATCCTTAACTCGTCAAGGTAGCCCAAAACAGGCGAGTAATCCTCAAATCTGTATTCTTCGGCCACTTGGTTCGCTATCCTTCTCCCTGCACGACCCAGCATTATTCTATAAAACAAGATGGTACCTTGGAACACGCCTAGGATGTATAGCACAAAAAGGGCCGGATTCTTGTTTGCTCCGTCTCCATCGGAGCTGCCATAATCACGCTCTTTTAGACGCCACACGCAACCGGCACAAGTGATGTACAATCCAAACCCATAGATAGCTGCTAGCAGGCACAATATATTGGCGAACGCAATTCCTTGAGCGATCTCTAGGACAGCACCAAGCACATTTCGTACCATAAGAGACCATCTGCCAACTGGGGCTGGTAGGCATGGCATACAGGACCTCTCGTTTCTCCTTACTTGTCCACCTACATATAATACATCCCATAATAACATTTAAAACTTTCACATGCTTGAAAATATTTAGACTCTTCACCAAAACAACAAAAAGCACCTTtacttctactccctccattcccttttGTAGTGCGCGTTAAATTCCACAATATAGTGTTACAAATAgcaacagagggagtacttgcaaGTGGGTGGGTGCATCTAGCTAGCTAGATGCATCATGTTGCAAACTAGTAAGCTTTTGGGTCTGTTAACTTGGTGGATGGTTACATCACCTACCCAACTCGGAACGGTAGGCAGGATAACGCCATGGTGGCAAGCAGACCTGGCCATGAGATGGGTTTGGCTAACATGTGTGGCACATGAGGAAGTTTTGCATAGGTGTAACTACTAATTTATGAGTGTTATTTTGCAAATTAAGATTATTAATTTTGCAATGAAGAACTTCTAACCATCATTAGACCGGTCACACTAGTCTGATGATGATACTATCTCcccaatgcatagtatcatatggtTAGTAGTAGCTGGTTATAAGTGTATGCCCAATGTGTATATAAGAAATCTAAATTGCCCATTGTGTATATACAAGTGCTCTGTCCCCTGATGGGCCACCAGCCCATCAGTGATAACCAAGTCACCACTGGCCATAACTTCCTGACGAGTCGCCACCCGTCAAAGTAGAGCTTTAATATATTCTGCCGGCAAATTATAATTAGAAAAAGGCCAAAATGTGTGCACTATAAAAAACAATATTTGTGTGAAACAAtgggtaaaactaaaataaagtggAGGATCTGGTGGTACCTTCCCGTGTGATTGTGATTGTCACGGTATGCAAGAAGCCCAAGCATAATCTTGGAATAGCAATTAAATTTTCACTCAGATGCATATCAAAGACCCTGTTGGATGTTCATGTTTTGGAAGATGTCAGCATGGTAGATGATAAAACCATTCTAGCCAAACATCATTCATAAGTTGTGTTTGCAATCAAATATCATCCGGTGTTTAGGGTAATATACTTTGGTGCTTTCTCTTAACTATGTCTATAGAAGACTCTAGATAAGGCATAATATTGTGGGAATCGGAATATCTATGTTTGCACAAATTGGACGCAACTTGGATGAGTTTAAAGTACTTGTATGGTGGGAGCGTCATCCTTGATATGGTAGCTACGACTATGTAGAAATGATATAGTTTTCAGTGGTCAAAATTCTTCTCCATTGCAGGTTATCTACCGATGTATGCACTTGCTCCATTCGTAGTCTACTCTACAACGACTGGTACACCGACCGCTGTTTGCGATGATTTGGACATGTTTCAAGAAGGTGGCCAAGGATGTTTTTACCCCACATGGGTGGTGGCAT
Protein-coding regions in this window:
- the LOC123168186 gene encoding uncharacterized protein isoform X2; this encodes MVFDMHLSENLIAIPRLCLGFLHTVTITITREGGQVRRNERSCMPCLPAPVGRWSLMVRNVLGAVLEIAQGIAFANILCLLAAIYGFGLYITCAGCVWRLKERDYGSSDGDGANKNPALFVLYILGVFQGTILFYRIMLGRAGRRIANQVAEEYRFEDYSPVLGYLDELRIGCDKDSSFARGRNLITYALQLMESHSPDDLLSGTRILDTLITYDDSPQSPEDLPSTSVTVWTGYVNVNIHTPRQEEQKGTRMPMVKERLIGSSSSGKIFQKLLKALDSRSPCNAEMRKKAARIVCALAGDIHLKQFPGGIRCISSLLDASLHEVDEYKQLMLQGLFIIEKLATDEDNCRVMSHINGLVSMIMRPLSRDLLHRVNHDEWSDVVDASLRLTCTWLNTATGNSGEKLCSQIIVNKEAISAMLTILICDKCHKERLILAMKVLLITKIQGQENIVVQLLGIFLGYRKDDYITGLAGEKLLMLSKESKSNAKTILEGNIILEQNGDSAQRIIGALYFEERNKFRICAAGILEGLCSHYIVSQELPLHAVENELFENLKRHITDYMPGLLLKMLPAQRQRARNVSLDADVERQNTSVVSSLDNAQNGVQPEDKELQAALLSLCFTVYHKMIDKEDDLAPLLDAVRLKDPQFNLPERLIELVERNSDSTVVDCLRIVKYTAKMAKSMIRHKHFYSDQDLGRLTNSLDKACRDMSHVDAFEHLSGGDGTDTLSTLVQEARKLLHPMEQRQKPEVSIKGKEYEITEQGQSSSGSSESDILGYLCVLFREEEQQPEVSSKEKIV
- the LOC123168186 gene encoding uncharacterized protein isoform X3 gives rise to the protein MHLSENLIAIPRLCLGFLHTVTITITREGGQVRRNERSCMPCLPAPVGRWSLMVRNVLGAVLEIAQGIAFANILCLLAAIYGFGLYITCAGCVWRLKERDYGSSDGDGANKNPALFVLYILGVFQGTILFYRIMLGRAGRRIANQVAEEYRFEDYSPVLGYLDELRIGCDKDSSFARGRNLITYALQLMESHSPDDLLSGTRILDTLITYDDSPQSPEDLPSTSVTVWTGYVNVNIHTPRQEEQKGTRMPMVKERLIGSSSSGKIFQKLLKALDSRSPCNAEMRKKAARIVCALAGDIHLKQFPGGIRCISSLLDASLHEVDEYKQLMLQGLFIIEKLATDEDNCRVMSHINGLVSMIMRPLSRDLLHRVNHDEWSDVVDASLRLTCTWLNTATGNSGEKLCSQIIVNKEAISAMLTILICDKCHKERLILAMKVLLITKIQGQENIVVQLLGIFLGYRKDDYITGLAGEKLLMLSKESKSNAKTILEGNIILEQNGDSAQRIIGALYFEERNKFRICAAGILEGLCSHYIVSQELPLHAVENELFENLKRHITDYMPGLLLKMLPAQRQRARNVSLDADVERQNTSVVSSLDNAQNGVQPEDKELQAALLSLCFTVYHKMIDKEDDLAPLLDAVRLKDPQFNLPERLIELVERNSDSTVVDCLRIVKYTAKMAKSMIRHKHFYSDQDLGRLTNSLDKACRDMSHVDAFEHLSGGDGTDTLSTLVQEARKLLHPMEQRQKPEVSIKGKEYEITEQGQSSSGSSESDILGYLCVLFREEEQQPEVSSKEKIV
- the LOC123168186 gene encoding uncharacterized protein isoform X1; the encoded protein is MAPPHRQEVLAIFSTERKAGLNSVDDSKWAEVKHINCYATFMGYLWMAMRGVSVLVVTWTTVVLLGGFVSMLNTKDFWFLTVITLVQTAGVFDMHLSENLIAIPRLCLGFLHTVTITITREGGQVRRNERSCMPCLPAPVGRWSLMVRNVLGAVLEIAQGIAFANILCLLAAIYGFGLYITCAGCVWRLKERDYGSSDGDGANKNPALFVLYILGVFQGTILFYRIMLGRAGRRIANQVAEEYRFEDYSPVLGYLDELRIGCDKDSSFARGRNLITYALQLMESHSPDDLLSGTRILDTLITYDDSPQSPEDLPSTSVTVWTGYVNVNIHTPRQEEQKGTRMPMVKERLIGSSSSGKIFQKLLKALDSRSPCNAEMRKKAARIVCALAGDIHLKQFPGGIRCISSLLDASLHEVDEYKQLMLQGLFIIEKLATDEDNCRVMSHINGLVSMIMRPLSRDLLHRVNHDEWSDVVDASLRLTCTWLNTATGNSGEKLCSQIIVNKEAISAMLTILICDKCHKERLILAMKVLLITKIQGQENIVVQLLGIFLGYRKDDYITGLAGEKLLMLSKESKSNAKTILEGNIILEQNGDSAQRIIGALYFEERNKFRICAAGILEGLCSHYIVSQELPLHAVENELFENLKRHITDYMPGLLLKMLPAQRQRARNVSLDADVERQNTSVVSSLDNAQNGVQPEDKELQAALLSLCFTVYHKMIDKEDDLAPLLDAVRLKDPQFNLPERLIELVERNSDSTVVDCLRIVKYTAKMAKSMIRHKHFYSDQDLGRLTNSLDKACRDMSHVDAFEHLSGGDGTDTLSTLVQEARKLLHPMEQRQKPEVSIKGKEYEITEQGQSSSGSSESDILGYLCVLFREEEQQPEVSSKEKIV